The following DNA comes from Hordeum vulgare subsp. vulgare chromosome 3H, MorexV3_pseudomolecules_assembly, whole genome shotgun sequence.
GGAAAGAAGACCTAACCATTAACACATAACCTCAAAACTATAGGATGTTTGGGTGATTGGATCCATACCTTTGCGATTAGGGTTTCACCCCGAGGGTCCTTCGAGGGACCAATTCAAAATCCTCAGATTCCTCGTTGGAATCTGAAACATCATCGAACATGGCCAGTGGGGCCCTGCATTGCCTCTTCGGGGCAGAGGGAACTAGATCTCCCTCGATGTCTTCGGACGCTGCCCTCTTCTTTGTGTGGGAGTATCCactctcctcctcatcatcttctcCCTCTTCTCCCTTCAGATTGGAGGGAGCAAACGTGTCTTCGGACCTGGTGTCCGATGGACCCTTCGATCGAAGACCCTCTCgggcctttttcttctccttcttcttctcgtccttctccttcgaaGCCATGTACGGCTTCTCGACCAGCATGGTTGTTGTCAATAAGACCGTCTTGGGGTCCTCGGGCAAGGGCATCGGACAGTTGATCTGCCGAGACTTTTTCATCGAAATCTACAAACATGGAGGAAAAGAGAAGTAAGAATCTTGTTAAAAGGAAAgggaaaaaacaaaatatatgaTAAAACCTTACCGGTCTCAGAGGGTTGATAATGGTGATACCGATGTCTTCCTTTTCAGCTGGCCAAGTCTTCCGAGGCTTGAACATCACCTTGCACAATTTCTCGTGGGTAATGCGGAAAAAGTTCTGCACGGTGGCCGGATCGTTCAGATTGTAACCCACACCGGAGTAGCCCGACGTTGAAAGGGAAGGAGGCGGCGATGTAGCATTACTTGGACTACATTGATGAGCTCGATTTTCTTCTCCAGCAAGACGGAGATGCATTTTCATCAAAGGAACGCCACATCGTCTCTGACATTCGAACTCCACTTGTGAGAAAGGCAATCAAAATGACCTTGGCCGAGATTCGGTAGCTCAAGAAGGGAGGAAATGTGCGCCGCCCGATTTCGTGACGATTTAACTCAACCCGCAGGCCGCAGCCGTGAGGGCTACGCGAGCCAAACCCGGACGTCTCCCCGGCAACCACATGGACCGCGCGGCGCCGCACCACCACCTGCCTACCAACCGCGGCCCGCGTCCTCACTCGCCGCTACCGCCTGCCACCATCACATCGCACCCACACCGACCCGGCACGCCCCTTTTCCCCGTCAGACGCCAGCCAGCCAGCAAGCTGCTTGCTTTGCTTCGGTTAGCTCGCTGCGCGGCGCCGCCCTCGGCTCTCCCGCGGCCGGGCTGCTCCGATGGCGGGGCGGCCGGGGTACGTCACGCTGCCCATAATCTCGGTGCTCGCCGCGATCGGCTACGTCTACTACACCGCGGTGTTCCTCGCGATCCCCGCGTGGCTGGGGCTCGCCACGGCGGCGGGGGTCGCCAACGCCGCCGCCTACACCGCGCTCGCGCTCGCCTGCGTCGCCGCCTACGCCCTCGCCGTCACGCGCGACCCGGGCCGCGTGCCGCCCGCCTTCGTGCCGGACGTCGAGGACGCCGAGACCCCGCTCCATGAGATCAAGCGCAAGGTATGACCGGCCGCCAGCCTCCCTCGTCCTGCACCGGCACTGCACCCAGATCTCGCTTCAAAGATTGGAGATTGGATCTTTCCGGTGGCTCCTATGTTTCGATTGCCGAATTTAGGCCTCAGACATTGGGGTCTTGGAtttagatgtggttgtggtagaaCATTACCTGGAAGCAAGATTCAGTGAGCTGGTGATTCCGTCTGTGGGGTTTGGATCTTTGAAGCGGAAGGCTGCTTTACCATTTGTAGCTCAATCAGTCAATCTTGGTAATGTCTCAGTCGGAGATGGGTCTGACGAGTGTCCTGCTCTGCATCCTTGCACACTGACACACTGTACTTAGTGACGGTCCCAGGATTTCAGGATGGGGTGCTTGGCAACCTAACCATACAAGTCCACAAAAACGAAAATGGAAGTACAGACTGTTTACGCAATgtcgtactccctccgtctcaaaataagtgtcttaagcttagtataaatttgtactagagcttatacaaagttgagacagttattttgggacggagggagtataatttatAGAAAACAAAATTAGCAATCAGTATAAATTACATTTGTCATGGCAAGCAAGATATGATGGGCATGGTGTCACCACTCACCATCCTTAACCTGCACAAAGAATTCACATTCACCAAATGTAACACATCAGTTTTTATATCATTAAACTCCTGTTCTATCTTTAGCTTACTTATCACACAGTTTATTATAATATAAGTCTCAGCCCTAACTATAGCTATGGAAAGAATTAGTGTTAGCAGCATTTTAAGAAGCCCGCCTTGCTCCGCGCCACAAGGAAAAACACAGCATGCCGACAATGAAACCGTTACCAATTTCTTGAAGGATGACGGAAGGATGTAAAAGTTCATTCTTCATGAAGGGGAACAAAATACTAAAAAACAAACTAAAAGAATAAGCATAGGATTGTGTCCCCCATTTTCAAGAGCAAAGGTGACGCAACTGATCAAAAACATGAAACAATGTCGCGACCTGCTGCCAGTTGCTAGTTGTGCCTCCTACCAGTGGGTCAGCTTGGATTTTATCTATACTTATGTCATGGCCGGCACCAGTGCCGCCTACGACAAACCTTGAAGAACAAGTGGGTGTCGTTAGTGTCAGGCGTTAGCGATTTGCCGACGTTTGGGTCTCGTGTGACCTGTAGTGGCAAGCAAGCTAATGATGGTGTCACCACTCACCATCCTTAACTTGCACAAAGAATTCACACTCACCAAATGTAACACAGCAGTCATTATATCATTAAAACCCTGTTCTGTTTTTAGCTTATTTATCACAGAGTCTATTATAATATAAGTCTCAGCTCTAACTATAGCTATGGAAAGAATTAGTGTTAGCACCATTTTAAGAAGCCTGTGTTGTCCCGCACCACAAGGAAAAACACAGCATGCCGACAATGATCCCGCTACCAAATTCTTGAAGGATGTCGGAAAGATATAAAAGTTTATTCG
Coding sequences within:
- the LOC123444915 gene encoding uncharacterized protein LOC123444915; this translates as MKMHLRLAGEENRAHQCSPSNATSPPPSLSTSGYSGVGYNLNDPATVQNFFRITHEKLCKVMFKPRKTWPAEKEDIGITIINPLRPISMKKSRQINCPMPLPEDPKTVLLTTTMLVEKPYMASKEKDEKKKEKKKAREGLRSKGPSDTRSEDTFAPSNLKGEEGEDDEEESGYSHTKKRAASEDIEGDLVPSAPKRQCRAPLAMFDDVSDSNEESEDFELVPRRTLGVKP